A window of the Lysinibacillus irui genome harbors these coding sequences:
- a CDS encoding 5-formyltetrahydrofolate cyclo-ligase, whose translation MDKTTLRNKVKEALSTMSDNTYHSQSLAIVKKVLQEPYIIEANTIGLTISNKPEVDTFLLIEELWQLGKKVAVPKCHPKTREMSFYAIDSFAQLETVYMHLREPIPERCEFVDANEMDVILVPGVVFDRYGYRIGYGGGYYDRYVLNYKKGKLLSMLFDEQIIDRVPTEEHDCPVDIIVTPSKRIDCLGQRGANENG comes from the coding sequence ATGGATAAAACAACTTTACGTAACAAGGTGAAAGAAGCACTCTCGACAATGAGCGATAATACATATCATAGTCAATCTTTAGCTATAGTTAAAAAGGTGCTACAGGAACCATATATAATAGAAGCAAATACAATTGGTTTGACCATTTCAAATAAGCCAGAAGTCGACACATTTCTTCTAATTGAGGAATTATGGCAACTTGGTAAAAAGGTTGCTGTTCCAAAATGCCACCCGAAAACAAGAGAAATGTCATTTTACGCAATTGACTCTTTTGCCCAACTTGAAACTGTATATATGCATTTGCGTGAGCCTATTCCAGAAAGATGTGAGTTTGTTGACGCAAATGAAATGGATGTTATCCTTGTTCCAGGCGTAGTTTTTGACCGATATGGCTATCGAATCGGCTATGGCGGTGGTTATTATGATCGCTATGTATTAAACTATAAAAAGGGTAAGCTACTGTCCATGCTCTTTGATGAGCAAATCATTGATCGTGTTCCTACCGAAGAACATGATTGCCCAGTAGACATCATTGTGACACCCTCAAAACGTATTGATTGTCTAGGACAACGAGGAGCGAACGAAAATGGATAA
- a CDS encoding YqgQ family protein gives MDKMLDIYELLKTYGTYIYTRDPIGDLMLMEDEIRELYKANVLDIKDYQMALLLIRQETTRLRMEENKK, from the coding sequence ATGGATAAAATGTTAGATATTTATGAACTCTTGAAAACCTATGGTACTTATATTTATACGCGGGATCCGATTGGCGATTTGATGTTAATGGAGGATGAAATACGCGAGCTTTATAAAGCAAATGTACTAGACATAAAAGATTATCAAATGGCATTACTACTCATTCGACAAGAAACAACAAGACTTCGTATGGAAGAGAATAAAAAGTAA